GAGGCCGAACGGGCCGTGGACGCGGGTGCCGACGTCGTCGTGGCACAGGGGAGCGAGAGCGGTGGGCACGGTGCCCGGCGAGGGCGGTCCACGCTGCCGTTCGTACCGCTGGTGGTGGATCTTGTGTCGCCGGTCCCGGTCCTGGCTGCCGGCGGGATCGCGGACGGCCGCGGTGTGGCTGCGGCACTGGCGCTGGGGGCTGCCGGAGCACTGATCGGCACCCGCTTCCAGGCTTCTGCCGAGGCGCTGGTCGACCCGGCGATCAGCAGGGCCATCGTCGAAGGGCGCGGCCAGGACACGGAGCGCAACACGGTGTTGGACCTCGCCCGCGGCGCGAGCTGGCCCACGGACAAGTACGCCGCCCGTACGCTCGGCCACCCCTATCTCGACCGGTGGCGCGGCCGCGAGACCGAACTCGCGGGCGACGCCGAGGCCCGCCGCGCCTACCAGGACGATGTGGCGCGAGGGGTGATCCCACCCCTGCCCATCTGGGCGGGAGAGGGGGTCGACCTCATCACGGATCTGCCGCCCGCGGCCGATCTCGTCGCCACCCTTGCCGCCCAGGCGGAGGAGGCTCTGGCCCGGGCCGGAAAGCAACGCCCTGGCCACTGCTACGCTCCGCGCCATGGGGAGACGCGGGTGGGGCGTGGTTCTCGTCGTGCTGGGGATGCTGGCCATCGCAGCGGTGACGGTTGACATGGTCGTCTTTGGCGACAACGGGCGCATGTCGGGGGGTCGGGAGACGGACCGCCAGCGGGCCGACCGGGAGGAACGAGCCCGGTTCGCTGTGACAGCCGACGCTGAGCAGCAAGGGCAGTACGAGGGGAAGTTGCTGCGCGACGCGCGCCTTCGCCGGGGCGGAGTCACCCCCGCCGGAGCACTCCCGACAGAAGCGGACTGCGGGCACCAGTGGGATGTCCAGCACCTGACGAAGAAGTTCGGGAGCGTCAACCGCTCCTCGTACGTCGACGCCTGCACGACCGGAGTGAGACTGGCGCAGCTGAAACCGGACGGGACGATCGCCGAGGTGGACTGAGGGCGCGTCAGTTG
The sequence above is drawn from the Streptomyces sp. NBC_01465 genome and encodes:
- a CDS encoding NAD(P)H-dependent flavin oxidoreductase, with protein sequence MTMSTALTELLGVRHPIVLAPMGGSAGGALAAAVSRAGGLGLLGGGYGDRAWLERELPIVAEGTDEPWGVGFLTWAVEAEAVEQALEFGPAAVMLSFGDPGPYADRIRRSGAVLIVQVTDVEEAERAVDAGADVVVAQGSESGGHGARRGRSTLPFVPLVVDLVSPVPVLAAGGIADGRGVAAALALGAAGALIGTRFQASAEALVDPAISRAIVEGRGQDTERNTVLDLARGASWPTDKYAARTLGHPYLDRWRGRETELAGDAEARRAYQDDVARGVIPPLPIWAGEGVDLITDLPPAADLVATLAAQAEEALARAGKQRPGHCYAPRHGETRVGRGSRRAGDAGHRSGDG